From Topomyia yanbarensis strain Yona2022 chromosome 1, ASM3024719v1, whole genome shotgun sequence, one genomic window encodes:
- the LOC131681500 gene encoding bax inhibitor 1-like, whose translation MSLLSQSRQIFNENFCQNLDVNVRTHLFKVYTCMTLTCAAATAGSLVHLTGLWEAGLLSILLQLIATVALVLTPNRKSNVEYRFGLLMIVGALAGHLLGLLIEQAMIVNPAFVLTALLGTTLSFTWLSLAALLAERGSHLILGGILSSALTILVLVGLANLFFQSWLLHKWSLYAGLAVMCGFVLFDTQLIVEDVRQGSDDYVSHALRLFFSIVDIFRFLMAIMISTERNNQRRRRDSENE comes from the coding sequence ATGTCTCTGTTGTCACAATCGCGACAaattttcaatgaaaatttttgtcAAAATTTGGACGTTAACGTTCGTACACACTTGTTCAAAGTGTACACCTGTATGACACTAACCTGTGCCGCTGCTACTGCCGGTTCGCTCGTTCACCTGACCGGGCTTTGGGAAGCAGGACTGCTGTCCATACTGCTCCAGTTGATTGCAACCGTGGCACTTGTTCTTACTCCAAACCGGAAAAGTAATGTCGAATATCGGTTCGGTTTATTGATGATAGTGGGCGCCTTAGCTGGCCATCTGCTGGGACTACTGATCGAACAAGCAATGATCGTGAATCCGGCTTTCGTGTTGACTGCGCTACTTGGAACGACGCTAAGCTTTACCTGGTTGAGTTTGGCCGCTCTGCTTGCCGAACGCGGAAGTCATCTTATCCTGGGCGGAATCTTGTCCAGTGCGCTCACGATTCTTGTACTCGTTGGACTGGCGAATTTGTTCTTTCAGTCATGGTTGCTTCACAAGTGGAGTTTGTATGCCGGGCTGGCCGTTATGTGTGGTTTCGTGCTGTTTGATACTCAGCTGATTGTTGAAGATGTTCGACAAGGAAGTGACGATTACGTTTCGCATGCCCTGAGACTTTTCTTCAGTATCGTGGATATCTTCCGTTTTCTGATGGCAATTATGATTTCCACCGAAAGGAATAATCAAAGAAGGAGAAGGGATAGTGAGAAtgagtaa